The DNA window TTAACGGCCTGGGTGGAGCGCCCGGCATCAAGGCGCTGGTTCTTGGCGGCGGCATTGTTGGTAAATCCGTTGCTTCCGTTCTTCATTCCCTGGGAGCCTGGGTAACCGTAATGGATATCAATATCGGAACACTCCGTGATATCGGAAAACAGTTTAATGAGGAAGTAAACACTCAGATTTCCAACCGTTATAATATTAAGAAACTTCTTCCTGAAGTTGATGTTGTTTATAACTGTGTTAAATGGCCGAAAACGGCAAAAGAGTTCCTGATCGACCGCGAGATGGTGCGTTCCATGGAGAGAGGTTCCGTTATTGTTGACATCAGCAATGACGTGGGAGCCATTGAGACATTCCATGAGACAACCCATGCCGATCCGCGTTATATTGAAGAGGGAGTTGTACATTACTGCGTAAGCAACATCCCGGGAGCCATTTCACAGTCCACCTCCATTGCATACGCTGCTTCCGTGCTTCCACACTTCAGGAGCATTATGAACAACGGAGTAGCCGAGGCTTGTGCAAGGGACGGCTTCCTGAGAAGAAGCCTTACCGCATACAAGGGCTACCTGACACATGAGGAAACCAGCGCCATCCAGGGAAGACCGTGGATCCGTCCGGAAGACATTTTAAATATTGCAGATAAAAAACTGGATCCGGCTCCGGCGGCAACCAGTACGAAATCCGATAACTTTATTAAACTCTAAGGAACTTACAGGAGGATACGGGCATGAATCATAATCTGGACTTTTTATTTCTGACGGAGGCCGAAGCCGTGGAGGCGGGGGCCAATGATGTACATACCTGCATACAGGTAATGGATGAAGTATTTGATCTTCTGGGACAGGGAGATTATCTGATGGGTGCCCCAAATCATAACTCCCATGGAATTAAAATTTATTTCCCAAAGGAGACGCAGTTTCCGGGAATGCCGGTAAAGGGGCCGGATCGGAGATTTATGGCCCTGGTGGCTTATCTCGGCGGCCGTTTCCATGTCTGCGGCGAGAAATGGTACGGTTCCAATCTTGCCAACCGGGAAAAAGGACTTCCCCGCTCGATTCTGACCACGGTGCTTAATGACCCCGATACGGGAGCGCCCATTGCCATTATGTCCGCAAACGCCCTGAGCGCGGCGCGGACCGGGGCCATCCCGGCTGTGGGAGCTAAATACTTTGCGAAAAACCAGGCACAGGTGCTGAGCGCCATCGGTATCGGCGTGATAGGAAGAGCATGCCTGGATTCCCTGATGGACGTC is part of the [Clostridium] symbiosum genome and encodes:
- a CDS encoding NAD-binding protein, whose amino-acid sequence is MKFGVLKDIKVGEYRVIATPAEVSMIAMDGHEVYVQKGAGEGSGFSDEAYAAEGAKLVDTKEEIYKECDFVAKVKEFEPCEYGLLRENQIVFTCIHPAAHREEVQAILDSKCIAFTAEDSHRYGSPNCEAAGKQGALMGLESLLAINGGKGKFVNGLGGAPGIKALVLGGGIVGKSVASVLHSLGAWVTVMDINIGTLRDIGKQFNEEVNTQISNRYNIKKLLPEVDVVYNCVKWPKTAKEFLIDREMVRSMERGSVIVDISNDVGAIETFHETTHADPRYIEEGVVHYCVSNIPGAISQSTSIAYAASVLPHFRSIMNNGVAEACARDGFLRRSLTAYKGYLTHEETSAIQGRPWIRPEDILNIADKKLDPAPAATSTKSDNFIKL